Proteins encoded within one genomic window of Eleutherodactylus coqui strain aEleCoq1 chromosome 1, aEleCoq1.hap1, whole genome shotgun sequence:
- the SUOX gene encoding sulfite oxidase, mitochondrial encodes MTLLCRVQSVALCSLARPQRLQKHIFMSVRMCTVKNESRRNWSKETGTRTNHWEWGATTAGVLLGLGSILIFDTHRRKVQAESEKEAVSSHFLPQYTRAEVKKHTNPSDRIWVTYAGEVFDITDFVDLHPGGKSKILLAAGGALEPFWALYGVHKSDHVLEILQEYKVGVISPDDKEEPLDFSDPYSGDPSRHPVLKVNSQKPFNAEPPLEMLTENFITPNVLFFKRNHLPVPNINPDEFQLIVERPPGAKQGKPLKLSLKDLKTKFSRHEVTVTLQCAGNRRSEMNAIKTVKGLDWGAGAISTARWAGVRLRDVLSDAGYTENTPNVQHVQFEGLDQDVTGTKYGASIPFRHAMSKDHEVLLAFEMNGEELPKDHGFPLRVIVPGVVGARNVKWLGRIIVSEEESSSHWQQNDYKGFNPNVDWDTVDFSSAPAIQELPVQSAITEPRPGEIITPDEDDGKVTIKGYAWSGGGREIVRVDVSLDGGKTWKVADLIGEEKKGLVWAWKLWQLEATIPAQDKEITIICKAIDSSYNMQPDTVAPIWNLRGVLNNAWHRVSVTVARDQH; translated from the exons ATGACGCTGCTATGTAGGGTTCAGTCGGTGGCACTATGCAGCCTGGCAAGACCACAGAG GTTGCAGAAACACATATTCATGTCCGTACGAATGTGTACAGTGAAGAATGAGTCCAGGAGGAATTGGAGCAAAGAAACTGGGACCAGAACAAACCACTGGGAATGGGGTGCCACCACCGCCGGAGTATTGTTGGGATTGGGTTCCATCCTGATTTTTGATACCCATAGGCGAAAA GTCCAAGCAGAGTCTGAAAAAGAAGCGGTCTCTTCCCATTTCTTGCCGCAGTATACGAGGGCAGAGGTGAAGAAGCACACAAATCCTTCTGACAGAATATGGGTTACATATGCGGGAGAAGTTTTTGACATCACAGATTTTGTGGATTTACATCCTGGGGGAAAAAGCAAAATTTTGCTGGCGGCTGGAGGAGCTTTAGAGCCCTTCTGGGCCCTTTATGGCGTTCACAAGAGTGATCATGTATTGGAAATTCTGCAAGAGTACAAGGTGGGAGTGATCAGCCCTGATGACAAGGAGGAACCGCTTGATTTTTCTGATCCCTACTCTGGTGATCCTTCTCGACATCCTGTTCTAAAGGTCAATAGTCAGAAGCCTTTTAATGCTGAGCCTCCCCTTGAAATGTTGACTGAGAACTTCATCACCCCAAATGTGCTGTTCTTCAAGAGGAATCACTTGCCAGTGCCAAATATTAACCCTGACGAATTTCAGCTTATTGTAGAGCGACCACCTGGAGCAAAGCAGGGTAAACCATTGAAATTGTCCCTTAAAGACCTCAAGACCAAGTTTTCACGACATGAAGTGACTGTTACTTTGCAATGTGCTGGAAATAGGCGCTCTGAAATGAATGCTATAAAGACCGTTAAAGGACTGGACTGGGGTGCAGGCGCAATTAGTACAGCTCGTTGGGCAGGAGTACGACTCAGGGATGTCTTATCAGATGCCGGCTATACGGAGAACACGCCCAATGTGCAACATGTCCAGTTCGAAGGCTTGGATCAAGATGTAACTGGTACAAAGTATGGAGCATCCATTCCTTTTAGGCATGCAATGAGCAAGGACCATGAAGTCCTGCTTGCTTTTGAAATGAATGGTGAGGAATTGCCGAAAGACCATGGCTTTCCTCTACGGGTTATTGTGCCAGGTGTGGTAGGTGCCCGCAATGTGAAGTGGTTGGGGCGCATTATTGTAAGTGAGGAGGAAAGTTCTAGTCACTGGCAGCAGAATGATTACAAGGGCTTCAATCCAAACGTGGATTGGGATACTgtagatttttcttctgctccagCCATACAAGAGCTACCTGTACAGTCTGCAATTACAGAACCAAGGCCTGGAGAAATCATCACCCCAGATGAGGATGATGGAAAAGTGACCATCAAAGGATATGCCTGGAGTGGAGGCGGAAGAGAGATTGTACGAGTGGATGTGTCGCTGGATGGAGGAAAGACCTGGAAAGTGGCTGATCTCATTGGAGAGGAGAAGAAGGGATTGGTATGGGCATGGAAATTGTGGCAACTGGAGGCAACTATTCCTGCGCAAGACAAAGAAATTACAATCATCTGCAAAGCTATAGATAGCAGCTATAATATGCAGCCTGATACGGTAGCTCCAATATGGAACTTGCGGGGGGTATTGAATAACGCATGGCATCGTGTAAGTGTCACAGTAGCCAGAGACCAACACTGA